A genomic region of Solanum dulcamara chromosome 2, daSolDulc1.2, whole genome shotgun sequence contains the following coding sequences:
- the LOC129880886 gene encoding peroxisomal nicotinamide adenine dinucleotide carrier isoform X1 translates to MSDALICGIAGAGAGIIAQLITYPLDTVNTRQRTDRNSKKMKKTLGTIEQMCQVVKQEGWDRLYGGLAPSLVGTAASQGVYYYFYQILRNRAETDALVRKKNGIGDGSVGMLSSLLVAALSGCVNVLLTNPIWVVVTRMQTHSRKDKDNHTKLVASQDEISVVVEPPPYGTSHTIQEVYGEDGISGFWNGVFPTLFMVSNPSIQFMLYETLLKKIRKRRASSNKGANDVTALEIFLLGAVAKLGATVVTYPLLVIKSRLQAKQDIGADKRHQYKGTLDALMKIIHYEGFHGFYKGMGTKIVQSVLAAAILFMVKEELVKCARWLLTGRSAANSIR, encoded by the exons ATGTCGGATGCTTTGATCTGTGGTATCGCCGGCGCCGGCGCCGGCATCATTGCTCAGCTCATCACCTATCCTCTTGACACA GTAAATACTCGGCAGCGAACAGATAGAAATtcgaagaaaatgaagaaaacgCTTGGAACTATTGAACAAATGTGCCAG GTTGTAAAGCAGGAAGGGTGGGATAGGCTATATGGCGGCTTAGCACCGTCGCTAGTTGGTACCGCTGCATCGCAG GgtgtttattattatttctaccaAATATTGAGAAATAGAGCAGAAACTGATGCACTTGTACGTAAGAAGAATGGAATTGGTGATGGATCAGTCGGAATGTTGTCATCACTTCTGGTGGCTGCTTTATCTGG GTGTGTTAACGTACTGCTGACCAATCCCATATGGGTAGTTGTTACACGCATGCAG ACTCATTCAAGAAAGGATAAAGATAACCACACAAAACTTGTAGCATCACAGGATGAAATCTCTGTTGTGGTTGAACCTCCTCCCTACGGGACTAGCCACACT ATTCAAGAAGTCTATGGTGAAGATGGAATTTCAGGTTTCTGGAATGGTGTTTTCCCAACATTATTCATG GTAAGCAATCCTTCCATACAATTTATGCTATATGAAACCTTGCTGAAGAAGATTAGAAAACGACGTGCCTCTAGCAACAAAGGTGCCAATGATGTTACTGCTTTGGAG ATATTTCTACTTGGAGCTGTGGCAAAACTTGGAGCTACAGTTGTAACGTATCCTCTTCTGGTTATCAAG TCAAGACTCCAGGCAAAGCAGGATATTGGTGCGGATAAAAGACATCAATATAAAG GTACGCTTGATGCTCTGATGAAGATTATACACTATGAAGGCTTTCATGGATTTTACAAGGGGATGGGCACAAAAATCGTACAAAGTGTTCTTGCTGCTGCTATTCTTTTCATGGTCAAGGAGGAACTTGTCAAGTGTGCTAGATGGTTATTAACAGGGAGGAGTGCTGCTAATTCTATCAGATGA
- the LOC129880885 gene encoding uncharacterized protein LOC129880885 — MVKQQSMNNLEIDDEVENSNLREELDESSSDSSEDALYDDVLSSGMFASGETNVLQWLLALDLQVMGACRVDERLKPLLKLNVSAGAAEDRLLAHLSQNFEPSEVGMLARCLCIPLVSMRVGKIRKQGTLLCPTATRGNLNLAILPTSDLRISFIGDDGSTERVGTFYSESDCSAVEIKDIVADESGRSFLINIPDGGTFYFWCSEKSKLLGDELRRKMRDLIKMKPSLAELTGIDESRIDCFAIHLRAYLHGSAAINPQASSMMSRDPSIAGFVDSSELGLDAQISVASQKPLRSEHVSSMGSNTSLMSSLSPMSNAFKDSMLRNSSSVCVSRDGPRHHGDGYISCVDSQIAGINSRDAPSSTYVEDKIGRETRPSNVLEPLFAALPFRGSAATVHSLDSTVFSPYYCWCPPAVSTLQYSVGTPLMPILSTDSSIPLLSSIAPSACSSSILTPKPSLVTDVSLDFPPLLPEPLIRLPFSLATSQQIPTFTPLVGDSIVHIPVLDVCSSGQGYFVSAGPSISGSIPQLHPNLVNPLIPPETESMAEKNARETLRLLINNSNQPSPQLIDLLPPVLSRSGEETRNVLVTGSRGLYSRTIGVDTTIANDFAFKGLASFSEKPVSGWFDKKKISIQELFVPTEKPGMSGESSMDDGLIDFEEERKN; from the exons atggtGAAACAACAATCTATGAACAATCTCGAGATCGATGATGAGGTAGAGAATTCCAATCTCCGGGAAGAATTGGATGAGTCATCGTCCGATTCGTCGGAGGATGCTTTGTACGACGACGTTTTATCGAGCGGTATGTTCGCATCAGGAGAAACGAACGTTCTTCAGTGGCTTCTGGCTCTAGATTTGCAGGTTATGGGAGCTTGCCGAGTGGATGAAAGGTTAAAGCCTTTGTTGAAGCTAAATGTTTCTGCTGGTGCTGCTGAAGATCGATTGCTCGCTCATCTTAGTCAA AACTTTGAGCCATCAGAAGTTGGAATGCTCGCCAGGTGTTTGTGCATTCCACTCGTTTCAATGCGTGTCGGGAAGATCAGGAAGCAAGGGACGCTCTTATGCCCAACTGCTACAAG GGGAAACTTAAACCTTGCAATTCTGCCAACGTCGGACTTGCGCATCTCATTCATTGGGGATGACGGCAGCACAGAGAGAGTTGGAACATTTTACAGTGAATCTGATTGTTCTGCCGTAGAGATTAAAGATATTGTGGCAGACGAGTCTGGACGCTCTTTTCTTATTAATATCCCTGATGGTGGGACTTTCTACTTTTGGTGTTCAGAGAAATCTAAGCTCCTTGGAGATGAGTTGCGGAGAAAG ATGAGGGATTTGATTAAGATGAAACCTTCTTTGGCTGAATTAACTGGAATTGATGAATCCCGGATAGATTGTTTTGCCATTCATCTTCGAGCTTATCTTCACGGTTCAGCAGCCATAAATCCTCAAGCAAGTTCCATGATGTCAAGAGATCCTTCCATAGCTGGCTTTGTTGATTCTTCAGAACTTGGTCTTGATGCCCAGATATCTGTTGCATCTCAGAAACCTCTGCGGTCTGAGCACGTCAGTAGCATGGGATCAAACACCAGCCTGATGAGTAGCCTTAGTCCTATGTCTAATGCTTTTAAAGATAGCATGCTCAGGAACTCATCATCAGTATGTGTTTCTAGAGACGGGCCAAGGCACCATGGTGATGGCTATATTTCATGTGTAGATAGCCAGATTGCAGGCATAAATAGCAGAGATGCACCTAGTTCAACTTATGTTGAAGATAAGATTGGAAGAGAAACTCGTCCTTCAAATGTTTTGGAGCCACTTTTTGCTGCTCTTCCTTTCCGAGGATCTGCAGCTACTGTTCATTCTCTGGATTCAACAGTTTTTTCTCCTTATTACTGTTGGTGTCCTCCTGCTGTATCCACTCTGCAGTACTCAGTTGGAACTCCACTTATGCCTATTTTATCCACAGACTCGTCAATACCACTACTTTCTTCAATAGCACCTTCTGCTTGTTCATCTAGTATTTTGACACCAAAGCCGTCTCTTGTCACTGATGTCTCTTTAGATTTCCCACCTCTTCTGCCCGAGCCATTGATCAGGTTGCCATTTTCTTTGGCAACTTCACAGCAAATACCTACTTTCACACCTTTAGTAGGCGATTCTATAGTCCATATTCCCGTCCTTGATGTGTGCTCTTCTGGCCAAGGTTATTTTGTCAGCGCAGGTCCTTCTATCTCTGGCAGTATTCCACAGTTACACCCAAATTTAGTGAATCCTTTAATTCCTCCAGAAACAGAATCAATGGCTGAGAAAAATGCCAGGGAGACTCTTCGGTTGCTCATAAATAACTCCAACCAGCCCAGCCCACAGCTGATTGATCTGCTGCCTCCTGTGCTTTCTCGTAGTGGTGAGGAGACACGAAATGTACTGGTTACTGGAAGCAGAGGACTTTACTCGAGAACCATAGGTGTTGATACCACAATAGCAAATGATTTTGCATTTAAGGGTTTGGCTTCATTTTCTGAAAAGCCTGTTAGTGGATGGTTTGATAAGAAGAAAATTAGTATACAAGAGTTGTTTGTTCCAACGGAGAAACCTGGTATGTCTGGTGAATCTTCAATGGATGATGGTCTTATAGATTTTGAAGaggaaagaaagaattga
- the LOC129880886 gene encoding peroxisomal nicotinamide adenine dinucleotide carrier isoform X2 — protein MSDALICGIAGAGAGIIAQLITYPLDTVNTRQRTDRNSKKMKKTLGTIEQMCQVVKQEGWDRLYGGLAPSLVGTAASQGVYYYFYQILRNRAETDALVRKKNGIGDGSVGMLSSLLVAALSGCVNVLLTNPIWVVVTRMQTHSRKDKDNHTKLVASQDEISVVVEPPPYGTSHTIQEVYGEDGISGFWNGVFPTLFMVSNPSIQFMLYETLLKKIRKRRASSNKGANDVTALEIFLLGAVAKLGATVVTYPLLVIKLKHMWLQSCPIKFCQCRVWTTIQQLSFSSY, from the exons ATGTCGGATGCTTTGATCTGTGGTATCGCCGGCGCCGGCGCCGGCATCATTGCTCAGCTCATCACCTATCCTCTTGACACA GTAAATACTCGGCAGCGAACAGATAGAAATtcgaagaaaatgaagaaaacgCTTGGAACTATTGAACAAATGTGCCAG GTTGTAAAGCAGGAAGGGTGGGATAGGCTATATGGCGGCTTAGCACCGTCGCTAGTTGGTACCGCTGCATCGCAG GgtgtttattattatttctaccaAATATTGAGAAATAGAGCAGAAACTGATGCACTTGTACGTAAGAAGAATGGAATTGGTGATGGATCAGTCGGAATGTTGTCATCACTTCTGGTGGCTGCTTTATCTGG GTGTGTTAACGTACTGCTGACCAATCCCATATGGGTAGTTGTTACACGCATGCAG ACTCATTCAAGAAAGGATAAAGATAACCACACAAAACTTGTAGCATCACAGGATGAAATCTCTGTTGTGGTTGAACCTCCTCCCTACGGGACTAGCCACACT ATTCAAGAAGTCTATGGTGAAGATGGAATTTCAGGTTTCTGGAATGGTGTTTTCCCAACATTATTCATG GTAAGCAATCCTTCCATACAATTTATGCTATATGAAACCTTGCTGAAGAAGATTAGAAAACGACGTGCCTCTAGCAACAAAGGTGCCAATGATGTTACTGCTTTGGAG ATATTTCTACTTGGAGCTGTGGCAAAACTTGGAGCTACAGTTGTAACGTATCCTCTTCTGGTTATCAAG TTGAAACACATGTGGCTGCAATCATGTCCAATTAAGTTCTGTCAATGCAGAGTTTGGACGACTATCCAACAGTTGAGTTTTTCTTCATATTAG